The Streptomyces uncialis genomic interval TACCGCATCTGACATCGCGTGATCTTGCGCACTGGCGGGGGCGAATCACCGGTGGGCTGGAGCCCTGCCGACGACCGAGGGCCGGTGTGTGGCGGGCGGCCGGTCGCGGGTGATGGGGCGGTGGAGCTGATGGCGGGGAAGCGGGAGACGAACCCGGCGGGAGCGCTGCCCTCGACCCCGTCCAGCGGGTCGCCGCCGGCCGCGCTCACCGGCAGGTCGCAGCGCTGCGGTGCCGCAGGAGTGTCCGCGGGACCGGACGGCCGCCCCGGAAACGCGGGTGACCACATCGGTGGCCGGGCCGCGGACGATGCACTGCCTCGGAAGGCTGAGTTCTGCTGCCTCTCGCTGTGGGCGCGGCCGTCCGTCCTGCCTCCGGGGCCCGGGTTCCGCCGGCCGCTCCGCTCGACCAGTCCGGGTGCCTGTCAGCTCGGCGCCCGTGGCCTGCTCGTTCGGATGAACGGGTGACGTGGATCTGTCGGCCGGTCAGCAGCCGCTGCTACCAATGGTCTTGCGCCCGGGCCCGGGCCGGGAAGCATCTCATGGCCGTGCATGAACCGCATGCCTACAGGAACGGATTCCACCCATGGCAATCGCATTCCGCAGGACGCTCGCCCTCGCCGCGCTGGCCCTGACGGCCTCGCTCCTCCCGGCCACCGGGGCGGGGGCCTCGGAGACCGCCGCCCCGTCCCAGCGTGTCCCCGGCCGCTACTGTCTGGCCAACGCCTGGGGCACGCCGGACATCTCGAGCAAGCCGTGCGACAACGCCGACCGCGGCCAGCAGTGGACCGTCTCGGGGCAGCAGATCTCCCTCACCAACGCGCGGGGTTACTGTCTCGCCAACGCCTGGGGCACCCCGGGCATCTCCACGAAGCCGTGCGACCCCGCCGACCAGGGCCAGTACTGGTCCGTCTCGGGGCAGCAGATCTCCCTCACCTTCGACTCGGCCTACTGTCTCGCCAACGCCTGGGGAACCCCGAACATCTCGACCAAGCCGTGCGACAGCGCCGACCGCGGCCAGCACTGGGTGATCTTCAACAACCAGATCAGCCTCGCCCTCGCCTGAGGCCCACCCCACCGCCGTGCCCGGACCGCACTCAACAGCCCCGGACACGGCGGCCCCCACACCCTCACCGGTGACGCTCGCACCACGACCTAGATCGCCCTGGTCACCAGGCCCGTGACGCTGCGAGCCATCGCCCGCTGGATGCGCCACCACAGCGCCCGCGGGCGCATCCTCGGCAGAAAGCGGATCTCCCACCCGCGGACGCACGGTCTGCCCGGGGGAGCAGACACCGACGCCACTGTGCCGTCCACCGGACTCCGGGCTGATGCCCGTCCGGTGGAGCGCGCCGCATCGCCTGTGGGCACGCGCCGTGGTGCGTACGGAGGCGGAGGCCACGTGGTGCGTGGGAAACGCTCCGGCGGTGCGGCCTGCGGCGCGCCGATTCCGTCCACGGCGGCCCGCAGGAACGCCTTCCCCGGCGCTGACCGGGAGCCGCGCAGCACCCGCGTGCGGGCCCCGGCCTGTTCTGGCCGCGGGCCCGCACGCATGGTGGGGCAGGATCAGCCGGGCTGGTCGCCGGTGCAGCGGTAGATGCCGCCGCCGGCCGGCCAGCGGCGGCATCCTGGGCCTGACGTTCTCGGACCGGCCTGGGTGGAGCGACGCGACACCGCTGCGCACCACGGAACCGCAGCCTGACACCACCTGCGGCCCGAAACGGACCGGACATGCCACCGGGTCACGGGGGCATCATGTCCCGGGCCCGGCGCCAGGCGCCGCGCGTGCGCCCGGTTCCCCGCCCGGCCGGGCGGCTCCCGCTGGGCGGGCCTTTCTAGTCGCCTTGCTCGATGAGGCGGTCGGCGAGCTGTTCCACGACCAGTGCGGCGTCGCCCGGCTGCTGTGTCTCGTTGTAGCGGCCGATGAGGATGCTCTGGTTGGTCTTGACCAGGACGACGCCGGTGGCGCCCTTCTTGCCGTAGACCGAGCGGGAGTCCCCCTTGATCCCCATGTACTTGACACCGCTGACGGTGACGCCCTTGGCGAAGACGTCGGCCGGCTTCCTGAACAGTGCCACGATGGCGGCGCCCTCGCCGGGCTTGAGCAGCCCGGCGGTTGTCGCCCGGGTGTTCCCGTTCGCGGCGTCGATGATGGCCGCGGCCTGGACCCGGCCCGAACCCACAAGATCGTTGTCCACGTACGACTGCCAGGACATGGCATACCTTCTCTCGGCAGAACAGCGGTGAACCGAGCCCGGTCGCGGGTCACGGCCCGGGAAGGCTGCCGCTCTCCCGGCGTGCGGAAACGCACGGTGGGATCATGTGACTGGGAACTGACGCTCTGTCACTCGTCGGAGTGAACGGGCCCCGCATGTCCCGGCCACCCAGGCCTCCCGGTCGCCTCCGGTCGCAGCTGGGTGGGACGAAGGGGCACGGCCTGTCCGGCCGTGCCCCTTGCTTCACGGAAGATGTGCCCGTGCCCGTGCCCGGTGGTTCGGTCCGGCCGTGAGCGGCCCGACAGGCCCGATGGCGAGCGGGCTTTCCGATCCTCTTCCCGGCCCTTCGTCCCGCACCGGTCACGCTCGCGGTTGGTCGGTGCTGGTGTCCCCGCATACGGCATCCCTGGCCGGAAGCGGGGCGGGAGTGCAGCGTGGGTGTGATCGTGCGCACCGGTCATCCCCGGGAGCGGGTGGCCGACTTGTCCGGGGTGTGGGTCTAGCGGGGTGTGTGCCAGCTGAACTCGATGATGGCGTCGTTGTAGTCGGAGTCGTCGCCGTTCTCGGCGACGATGATCAGCATGTTGTAGGTGCCGATGCTGTAGGGCCCGCCGTTGTTGAGCTTGCTCGGCTTGCCCGACTCCCCGCCGTCGCTGTACGTGAAGGTGCCCTGGAGGGGGCTGCTGTTGGGGCGGGTGAGGGTGGTCGTCCCCTGCGGGGTGGCACCGGCCCAGGACGACATCCTGGACCTGCGCGCGCTGGGCCAGCGGTCCCGCACACTGGCGGGCATCAGAACCCCCAAGTCCGTCGACCTGCGCACGATCCGGCAACGCTGGCTGCGCGATCTGCTGCGGACCTGGACGATCCAGCAGCGCCCCGGAGCGGACGAGTTCGGCCGCACACTGCGCGGGGTGGAGCTTGCTTCCCGGGCCCGCGCGCCCCGCCCGGAGCCGAAGCACGGGCGGAGCTGGCGGTGGTGAGCGCCTGCCATCTCGCTGACGCCGCCACCCCGACGGCGTGGAGCACGGGCGCGGCCGAGGATGCTCTGGACGCGATCGGCGTCCTGGGCGCCGCCCTCTCGCGGATCAGCCCGGAGACCGCCGGGGCCCTCGCCGCCGTGGCGGCGGCCACCACCGCCGCGCGCCGCCACCTCGCTCTCCCCGCCGACCCCGACATCGCGCCCGCCTCCGGTGCCGCCGGAGGGCTGGACGCGGCCCGGCTCCTTGGAGACGGCGCATCCGATGGACTCGTGCGGTCCGCTTCAGGTCACACGTGCGTCCGTCCGGTTTGTGGTCGGTGGAGGTAGAACAGCTCGGGGTCGCCCTCGTCGAGGCCGTGGAGAAGGCCGGCCGGGATCCATCCGGCCTTCTGGAGCAGTCGCTGCATCGGCTGGTTGGAGACATTGGCCGAGGTGAAGAGCTTCGGTGTCGTGCACGAGGCGGCCGCAGCGTCCAGCAAGCGACGGCCAACACCCCTGCCGCGGGCCGACGGGGCCACCATGAGCATCGTGACGAAGCCCTGCTCGAAGAACGTGTACTCGACCACGCAGTAGCCGAGCAGGCCAGACGTGTCCTCTGCCACGACAACGAGGCCCTGCTGGCACCATCTTCGGATGCTCGCCCGTCTCCCGGCGTCACCTCCGACCGCGACCGAGTCGATACCAACCAGCGCGTCCGACTCCGACTCATGCGCGCTGCGCACAAGGAACCTGCCGAGGTCTGCCGCATCGTCCATGAGCCCATGCTCTCAGTTCGCCCCGGAGGCACGTCCCGCTCGCGAGCGCTGCACTGGAACGGCCCGCTGATGACGGGTGTGTGGATGGAGCTCTGCCCGGCCTGCGCCGCCCGCCGTCCCGCCGCCTCCGCGTTCATCCGCTGGCACCGGGACCCCGACCGCGACCCCAACGCCTTGCCCCGGCTGTTCGGGGACTGGGAGACCGAGACCCTGCACGACCACGGCTGGGCCCGTGCCCCGGAGCCCGCAACGCCGCCCGGCCCACCGGTTCACCCGCGTCTCATGCCGCGCGGGGAGGGCTGAGGCAAGGGGACCCGGACAGGCGCGGCCAGCACGTCCCGGTGGCGATAGCGGCTGGAGGGCTGACTGGTACGGACCTCGCTCGGTGTCCCGGGCTAGGGCACGGACAGGATCGCGTGTCCGCCGATGCGTCGCCAGATGATGTGCTGCTCGCCGGGGGCTATCGGCGGGCCGTAGGCCCACGTCGCGCGTCCCGGACACCTGGCGCCCTCGACCAGGAGAGTTCGTACACGCCCGGCATGGTCTGTACGCATTTCACGCGGAGCCCGGGACGGAAGCCCTGGCCGGTGCGGAGGTCGTCGACGAAGGCGTTGACGGTGTGGCGGAAGCCTGTCGTTGTTCGGGGGGGGGCCCCTATGGGTTTGGTCAAGCTGATGGGGCGGGTTGGGGTTCGTAGAAGGTGCCGTCGCGGAGCATGGCGAAGAGCACGTCGGCTCGTCGTCGGGCGAGGCAGAGGAGAGCTTGGGTGTGGTGTTTGCCCTGGCTGATCTTCTTGTCGTAGTAGGCCCTGGAGACCGGGTCGGCCAGGGCGGCGAACGCGGAGAGGAAGAAGGCCCGTTTGAGCTGCTTGTTTCCCCTCCTGGACGGTTGCTCACCACGGATTGACGAGCCCGAGCTGCGGGTCGCTGGGGCGAGGCCGGCGTAGGCGGCGAGGTGGGCGGCGGACGGGAACGAGCTGCCGTCGCCGACGTCGATGAGGATGCGTGCTCCGGTCCTGACGCCGATCCCCGGCATGGACGTCAGGACCTTGGAAAGAGGGTGGTCCTCCAGCAGTTCCTCGATCCGGGCGGCGAGGAGTCTGCGCTGGTCAAGAACCGCCTGGAGCGAGTTGGCGAGGCTGGGAACGATCAGTGCAGCCGCGCCGGTGCCCGGAACGACGACGGTCTGTTCATCCAGTGCCGTGAAAATGTCATCGACAAGACGCTCGGCCATCCGCGGGGCCTTCGGACGGATCAGCGTCACGAGCCGACGCCGTCCGGCCTTGCGTATCTGGGCGGGCGAGCCGAAATGGTCGAGCAGCCTGAGCACGGCCGGGTGCTGCACTCGCGGCCCCAGAACCCGTTCCAGCGACGGATGGATCTGCGTCAGCAGGCCCCGAAGCCGGTTGCTGATCCGCGTCGCTTCACCGGCCAGGTCGTCGTCGAAGCCGACGATCATCTCCAGCTCGGCGATGGTCTCGTCCTCGAGATCGACCGAGCGGAGCGTGTGAGGCATGACGCGGGCCGCGTCCGCGATGACGAACGCGTCGCGGGCATCGGTCTTGGCCTCGCCCGGGTAGAGATCGGCGATCCGCCGCATCGTCAGCCCCGGCAGATAGGCGACCGGGCAGCCCATGTCTCTCGCGACGGCCAGCGGCAGTGCGCCGATGGAGGCCGGCTGGTCGACCACGACGAGCACGGTTCCGTGCTTGGCCTGCAGTTTCCCGAACACCTCGCGGAGCTTGGGCTCACTGTTGGGCAGCCGCTTGTCGAAGGCTTTCTTCCCGGCCGGGGTGACGGCGGTGGCGTGGTGTCCGCCCTTACCGACGTCCAGGCCGAGGAAGGCGCCGATGCCGCTGATGTCGATCACGTGCGTCCTCCGGTCGTCCCTGCCGCCCGGCCGTCCCACGGCACCGATCGCCACATCCACATTACGAAGAGCCTCCCGACCTGCGGAAAGGCCGGTGGTCATGCCCCTAATTAGCGGTCTGTCGATGCCTCCGGGGCCGGTGACACCACCCCCCAAGACATGCGATCGACAGGGGGAGAAAGTCATGCCAACTCCGGAGGCCGGGCGCCCCATTGCGGGGCAACCAAAACGGTAATGGGGGGGGGAGGAGGAGGAGGAGGCGGTGGTGGTGGTCGGCGGTGAAGCGGTGCAGGGCCTCGTACGTGGGCACGTCGGTCTCCTCCGGGAAGCACGAAGCCCCCGGCGGGTGCCGGGGGCTGTGGGTGTTTCGCTCGGGTTGGGCCGGCTGGTGACGTGACCGGGGCCGGGACGTCTTCAGCCGTCGGGTGGGGGAGTGGCGTGTAGGTATACGCGTATGTCGTTGCCTGGCAGTGGTGGCATCGCCTCTCTCCACTCGACGGGGTAGAGCCGGTGGCAGTCTCGGGGGCACCAGCGGTCCAGGACGTCTTCTCGTTATGGGAATGGCGACTGGGCGCTGTAGAGCCGGTACACCAACTCCGTGTGGCCTGGTGGCAGAGAACGCAAGGAATCCCGGTTCTTGTCGTGTGCATGGGCGGGAGGGCGCACACCCCCGTGGCGCGGAGAGGTAGGGGCATTCGCTGGGGGAGCGGGCCGCACATGCGCTGGGCTGCCAGGCGGTCGTCGCCCGGATGCGCCCGCCCAAGCGACCCGTGCCGCGATCGCTGACCGAACTGCGCGCAGGCTACCGCGCCTCGGCGATACGGGCATTCGGCGCGTGCACCGTCTACCGTCTCGCCGAGCGGGCGGGGAAGGCGACCGTCACTCCGTGCTCGGGGCAGGGCACCCTCGGCGCGTCCGCCAGCTGCTGCAGCAATCGACCCTCGACGGTCAGTTGAAGTCCTTCGCACGAGCGTGGTCCACGAGCATCGCGACCAACTGCTCGGCCGCCGTCGCACCAGACACTTCATCGGCCGCTCCTGGACGGTTAGCGGCTCCACGGCGGTCTTGCTCATTGATCATGGGATACGCCGTTGATTAGAGACTCCCGAACCTCGTCGCCGTGATCGCCGGGCTCACGCTTCCGTACAACAA includes:
- a CDS encoding ricin-type beta-trefoil lectin domain protein, with protein sequence MAIAFRRTLALAALALTASLLPATGAGASETAAPSQRVPGRYCLANAWGTPDISSKPCDNADRGQQWTVSGQQISLTNARGYCLANAWGTPGISTKPCDPADQGQYWSVSGQQISLTFDSAYCLANAWGTPNISTKPCDSADRGQHWVIFNNQISLALA
- a CDS encoding profilin produces the protein MSWQSYVDNDLVGSGRVQAAAIIDAANGNTRATTAGLLKPGEGAAIVALFRKPADVFAKGVTVSGVKYMGIKGDSRSVYGKKGATGVVLVKTNQSILIGRYNETQQPGDAALVVEQLADRLIEQGD
- a CDS encoding fucose-binding lectin II, which encodes MSSWAGATPQGTTTLTRPNSSPLQGTFTYSDGGESGKPSKLNNGGPYSIGTYNMLIIVAENGDDSDYNDAIIEFSWHTPR
- a CDS encoding GNAT family N-acetyltransferase: MDDAADLGRFLVRSAHESESDALVGIDSVAVGGDAGRRASIRRWCQQGLVVVAEDTSGLLGYCVVEYTFFEQGFVTMLMVAPSARGRGVGRRLLDAAAASCTTPKLFTSANVSNQPMQRLLQKAGWIPAGLLHGLDEGDPELFYLHRPQTGRTHV
- a CDS encoding DUF6300 family protein, whose product is MRAAHKEPAEVCRIVHEPMLSVRPGGTSRSRALHWNGPLMTGVWMELCPACAARRPAASAFIRWHRDPDRDPNALPRLFGDWETETLHDHGWARAPEPATPPGPPVHPRLMPRGEG
- a CDS encoding IS110 family RNA-guided transposase; this encodes MIDISGIGAFLGLDVGKGGHHATAVTPAGKKAFDKRLPNSEPKLREVFGKLQAKHGTVLVVVDQPASIGALPLAVARDMGCPVAYLPGLTMRRIADLYPGEAKTDARDAFVIADAARVMPHTLRSVDLEDETIAELEMIVGFDDDLAGEATRISNRLRGLLTQIHPSLERVLGPRVQHPAVLRLLDHFGSPAQIRKAGRRRLVTLIRPKAPRMAERLVDDIFTALDEQTVVVPGTGAAALIVPSLANSLQAVLDQRRLLAARIEELLEDHPLSKVLTSMPGIGVRTGARILIDVGDGSSFPSAAHLAAYAGLAPATRSSGSSIRGEQPSRRGNKQLKRAFFLSAFAALADPVSRAYYDKKISQGKHHTQALLCLARRRADVLFAMLRDGTFYEPQPAPSA